The proteins below come from a single Pseudomonas hygromyciniae genomic window:
- a CDS encoding helix-turn-helix domain-containing protein has protein sequence MEKRPPTRGRPAGKSSFDPRVAKAFGNVVREERLKSGLAQEKLSLLARVERAHLGKIERGESLPTLPLIMRLSKALDVKAAYLISQMEQQLDQCEGGGR, from the coding sequence ATGGAGAAGCGACCACCAACACGCGGGCGACCGGCAGGAAAATCGAGCTTTGACCCTCGGGTAGCAAAAGCTTTCGGTAACGTTGTGCGCGAAGAACGCCTAAAATCGGGCCTGGCCCAGGAGAAACTTTCTCTCCTGGCTAGGGTGGAGCGGGCGCACCTGGGAAAAATTGAGCGTGGGGAGAGCCTCCCCACGCTTCCCCTGATCATGAGATTGTCCAAAGCGCTCGATGTTAAAGCTGCTTACCTGATATCGCAGATGGAGCAGCAACTGGATCAATGCGAAGGCGGTGGCCGTTGA
- a CDS encoding PRTRC system protein C — MALIEISLARVFRYGGRDLADPQPDMAVTDVLKHYARQFPKLNGAKIIDPIVENDSYVYEFRDGGFGAKG; from the coding sequence ATGGCACTTATTGAAATTTCTCTCGCCCGCGTTTTCCGCTACGGCGGACGCGACCTCGCCGATCCGCAGCCCGACATGGCAGTGACTGACGTGCTGAAACACTATGCCCGTCAGTTCCCAAAGCTTAACGGAGCGAAAATTATCGACCCCATTGTGGAGAATGACAGCTATGTCTACGAGTTCCGAGACGGCGGATTCGGCGCAAAAGGTTGA
- a CDS encoding PRTRC system ThiF family protein: MSVHPITAKQLPIYKTPASWLERAPRILVIGAGGNGSEVVDALASFHHALRSLGHPKGLDVTVIDDAIVREPNLVRQRFWPCDLGQYKSISLVNRYNLMLGTTWVALPFRFPSHESKEVIRAADVIISAVDLPSARRAIASSPLLPRNCMWLDLGNEARHGQVVFGAAHVDKRSIYPNVMDAYPEIGTLEDDTKKSCSVAEAIRSQDCLVNRAVTTAGMSIVWELLRTGETDKHWITVDLASGCQNAFPFPAVQHCA, encoded by the coding sequence ATGAGCGTTCATCCGATCACAGCTAAACAATTACCAATCTATAAGACGCCAGCGTCGTGGCTTGAACGCGCACCCCGAATTTTGGTTATTGGAGCGGGCGGCAATGGCAGCGAGGTAGTTGATGCGCTGGCCAGCTTCCATCATGCACTTCGTTCTCTAGGACACCCAAAAGGCTTGGATGTCACCGTCATTGACGATGCCATCGTGCGCGAGCCTAACCTCGTGCGTCAGCGTTTCTGGCCGTGCGATTTGGGCCAATACAAGTCAATCAGCTTGGTGAATCGTTACAACCTCATGCTGGGTACTACTTGGGTGGCCCTGCCCTTCCGGTTCCCTAGTCATGAGAGCAAAGAAGTGATCCGCGCTGCCGACGTGATCATTTCCGCCGTTGACCTTCCTTCTGCGCGCCGCGCAATTGCCAGCAGCCCTCTCCTACCCCGAAATTGCATGTGGCTTGACCTGGGCAACGAGGCACGCCATGGGCAGGTTGTGTTCGGAGCCGCGCACGTAGACAAGCGGAGCATCTATCCCAACGTAATGGATGCTTATCCGGAAATCGGAACGCTCGAGGATGACACGAAGAAGTCCTGCTCAGTAGCGGAAGCCATTCGCTCGCAGGACTGCTTGGTCAACCGGGCAGTTACGACTGCCGGAATGAGTATTGTGTGGGAGTTGCTACGAACGGGGGAAACTGACAAGCACTGGATCACCGTGGATCTGGCGTCCGGTTGCCAAAATGCATTTCCGTTCCCTGCTGTTCAGCACTGCGCCTAA